In the genome of Coraliomargarita algicola, one region contains:
- a CDS encoding trypsin-like serine protease: MNSMFSSFQNLGVCFAAVSLLFSFVVSSHAVLRHPGMTDAEALALGALPQFESKAYVSGCSAAMLNSEWAVSAAHCISLEDEQRVTMTYETNGVSTTVAGTAYRVQSGDGGYDDVMLIHLDTPITAAVAWVAPYDRFDEYEQLGWQVGQGTSGALGVNTTVDSQFRAMTQRIVSTGLGEASIIPQHIYYNYNNPNTASPSDYATRFEGGTGPGDSGGPLYVYSRGRYFNASVVSGPQDGSYRNGRLSTHGAAMLARSGLKFAYPQQLTPQAVWVAEDLEASAANLNTVTTWTDRLNGLTFSNVSDGGAGAPVFVASASPTGLASVRLDGDDALGLSLEENPFNSTTAMSIAIVVKSSGGNAGLETADFGTSGLLDASVAGSDLGWGLSMAANGRFGWSIEDIDGSVDALFRGDTGNGSAAEGDWHVVVATWDGSEIALDNAGDERNMKLFVDSLAQSKTTQAANHFNIGRAVSTLVLGKSQTNSVGGFQGEIAEIRLYTGELQIHEVDRLLTSLRERYVSGSLGVSFERPWSSKISIPAGQSLRTRGLLTGGGTSMVWELESGPAPVTFSNVTSPDTEITFEEVGTHVLRAVVTDGVSVGTTDLTVEVTVPGELPTTSSDVVAGNWISSDVGTVDVVGSHSEAAGVFTVNGSGQGVGVGEGQTYDEGRFVWKAVAGDFDWIARLDSLTDASGPTRAGLMVRGGPGATDAAAFVGFAPNGTAFVLGRRDGGWYAELSSDAGLGLSFPVYLKLERRGETVAAFVSSDGVTYSAIGSELTVALPGVARVGMFVTSGNETTTVAGQFSDLSLLQKSFASTTALSVLSAEQSGGAIDLDPSSSGTDEPWLSVALTNGSNVANVYETYVGHRQISRATLTEGGNYWASLSADDGNALTATSRVIETVYHTRYEFNTASDTEGWNGNNLSDFISDGSSLTGTASSDDPQINITGLSLDGILHTQVTVRMKATVAAPIQLFWGREGAGGFAGARSQLLDYTEIGAFQSLVFDLEGVDEWDGETITALRLDPLNGSVNGQSFEIDFVEISDGRAIRPAPAYRFDVGGDSEGWKFTKDIASTYVIGGALQGTTTGNDSVLTRSGVDFDADGVDSVLLRIRSSVSGVSEFFWGTTETPAFSAARKVSASYVGDGSYQVLRLPLAGNAEWEGTSLQNIRLDPSNQPGAVFAIDTILFSDGDGDKDGMPDTFELANNLNPLGSEDAMLDADGDGVNNFGEYIAGTDPTDGSDRFASTFVYTDGEAFELNFSGKSGRRYRLMRKLNLTDASWVQVDSLGALGSDQSVHLSDSSSFDQAFYMVEISYP, encoded by the coding sequence ATGAATTCTATGTTTAGCTCTTTTCAAAATCTTGGAGTATGTTTTGCCGCAGTTAGTCTTCTCTTTAGTTTTGTTGTTTCGTCGCATGCTGTATTGCGTCATCCCGGCATGACCGATGCCGAGGCCTTGGCCCTGGGTGCCTTGCCGCAGTTTGAGAGCAAGGCCTATGTCAGTGGCTGTTCGGCGGCGATGCTAAATAGCGAATGGGCGGTGTCCGCTGCTCACTGCATCAGCCTGGAAGACGAGCAGCGCGTGACGATGACCTATGAAACGAATGGGGTCTCCACCACGGTGGCGGGAACGGCCTACCGTGTGCAATCGGGTGATGGCGGATATGACGATGTCATGCTCATTCATTTGGACACGCCGATCACGGCTGCGGTGGCTTGGGTGGCGCCTTACGATCGCTTCGATGAGTATGAACAGTTGGGCTGGCAAGTTGGGCAGGGCACTTCTGGGGCACTGGGAGTGAATACCACTGTAGATAGTCAGTTTCGTGCGATGACGCAGCGGATTGTTTCGACCGGACTCGGTGAGGCATCGATCATTCCGCAGCATATTTATTACAACTACAATAATCCCAATACCGCGAGCCCGAGTGACTATGCGACACGCTTTGAGGGCGGCACGGGGCCAGGAGACAGTGGGGGACCTCTATATGTGTATTCACGTGGTCGATACTTCAATGCCAGTGTCGTGAGTGGCCCGCAGGATGGGAGTTATCGCAATGGTCGCTTAAGCACACATGGCGCTGCCATGCTGGCGCGATCGGGACTGAAGTTTGCCTATCCGCAACAACTCACACCGCAGGCGGTCTGGGTGGCAGAAGATCTAGAGGCTTCAGCCGCGAACTTGAACACGGTGACGACTTGGACGGATCGTCTCAATGGGCTTACGTTTTCAAATGTCAGTGACGGAGGCGCGGGCGCGCCTGTCTTTGTGGCTAGCGCATCGCCAACAGGTTTGGCATCTGTGCGTCTGGATGGCGATGATGCGCTGGGGCTATCGCTTGAAGAAAATCCTTTTAACAGCACCACGGCGATGAGTATCGCGATCGTAGTCAAGTCGAGCGGTGGCAATGCCGGACTAGAGACAGCCGACTTTGGCACGTCAGGTTTGTTGGATGCGAGCGTTGCGGGGAGTGATCTCGGGTGGGGGCTTTCGATGGCGGCGAATGGTCGTTTTGGTTGGAGCATCGAGGACATCGATGGCTCGGTGGATGCGCTCTTCCGTGGTGATACGGGCAACGGTTCTGCGGCTGAGGGCGATTGGCATGTGGTCGTCGCAACTTGGGATGGTTCAGAAATCGCATTGGATAACGCGGGCGATGAGCGTAATATGAAACTCTTCGTGGATAGCTTGGCGCAGTCCAAGACCACGCAAGCCGCTAATCACTTTAACATCGGTCGAGCAGTCAGCACTTTGGTATTAGGGAAAAGTCAGACCAACTCGGTCGGTGGATTTCAAGGAGAGATTGCCGAGATTCGACTCTACACGGGAGAACTGCAAATACATGAAGTGGATCGCTTACTAACGAGCCTGCGTGAGCGCTATGTCAGTGGTTCGCTCGGAGTCAGCTTTGAGCGGCCTTGGTCGTCGAAGATATCGATTCCCGCCGGACAAAGTTTACGCACGCGCGGGTTGCTCACGGGGGGCGGCACTTCAATGGTTTGGGAACTCGAGTCTGGGCCCGCTCCAGTTACTTTTTCAAATGTGACTTCGCCCGATACCGAGATCACTTTCGAAGAAGTGGGCACGCATGTCTTACGCGCAGTAGTGACGGACGGTGTTTCGGTGGGCACGACAGACTTGACAGTTGAAGTGACTGTGCCCGGTGAGTTGCCGACAACGAGTAGTGATGTGGTGGCGGGCAATTGGATTTCGAGCGACGTGGGCACGGTCGATGTCGTCGGTAGTCACAGCGAGGCCGCGGGTGTTTTTACTGTGAATGGTTCTGGCCAAGGTGTTGGCGTGGGAGAGGGGCAGACTTACGATGAAGGCCGCTTTGTTTGGAAGGCTGTGGCGGGCGACTTTGATTGGATCGCGCGACTCGACTCTCTGACGGATGCGTCGGGGCCGACGCGTGCGGGGCTGATGGTGCGCGGTGGACCGGGCGCGACCGATGCCGCCGCATTTGTCGGGTTTGCGCCGAACGGTACTGCGTTTGTGTTAGGCCGTCGTGATGGTGGTTGGTATGCGGAGCTTAGCAGCGATGCCGGCTTGGGACTAAGCTTTCCAGTGTATTTGAAATTAGAACGACGCGGCGAAACCGTGGCGGCATTTGTTTCGTCCGATGGAGTGACGTATAGCGCCATCGGATCAGAGCTGACAGTCGCGTTACCAGGCGTGGCACGTGTCGGGATGTTTGTGACGAGTGGTAACGAAACGACTACCGTCGCGGGGCAGTTTAGCGATCTGTCGTTGCTGCAAAAGAGCTTCGCGTCCACGACTGCCTTATCGGTCTTAAGTGCGGAGCAATCAGGTGGTGCAATTGATCTCGATCCCAGCTCGTCTGGCACTGATGAGCCATGGTTGAGTGTCGCTCTCACGAATGGTTCTAATGTGGCCAATGTGTATGAGACCTATGTCGGGCATCGTCAAATCTCACGAGCGACTTTGACTGAGGGCGGCAATTATTGGGCAAGCCTCAGCGCCGATGATGGCAACGCGCTCACTGCGACCAGTCGTGTGATCGAGACGGTTTATCATACACGCTATGAATTTAATACGGCCAGCGATACTGAAGGATGGAACGGGAATAACCTGAGTGATTTTATAAGTGATGGCAGTAGCCTGACGGGCACTGCGAGCTCAGATGATCCGCAGATCAACATCACCGGACTATCGCTGGATGGAATACTGCATACGCAAGTAACGGTGCGAATGAAAGCGACCGTCGCCGCACCGATACAACTGTTCTGGGGCCGCGAAGGCGCGGGCGGTTTTGCGGGGGCACGTTCGCAGCTTTTGGATTATACCGAAATTGGGGCCTTTCAGTCGCTGGTCTTCGATTTGGAGGGCGTCGACGAATGGGATGGCGAAACCATCACCGCCTTACGCTTGGATCCGTTGAATGGATCGGTGAATGGGCAGAGCTTTGAAATCGATTTTGTTGAAATTTCAGACGGTCGTGCGATCCGTCCAGCGCCAGCGTATCGCTTCGATGTGGGCGGTGATAGCGAAGGGTGGAAATTTACCAAGGACATCGCTAGCACTTATGTGATCGGTGGCGCTCTGCAGGGCACCACGACTGGTAACGATTCGGTGTTGACGCGGAGTGGTGTTGATTTCGATGCCGATGGCGTGGACAGCGTGTTGCTGCGCATTCGCTCGTCAGTTTCGGGAGTTTCTGAATTCTTCTGGGGAACGACCGAAACGCCAGCGTTCAGCGCGGCGCGTAAGGTGAGCGCGAGCTACGTTGGCGATGGTTCTTATCAAGTGTTGCGCCTACCGCTCGCGGGCAATGCGGAGTGGGAGGGCACGAGCTTGCAAAATATACGCTTGGATCCGAGCAATCAGCCGGGGGCTGTCTTCGCGATTGATACGATCCTCTTTAGTGATGGCGACGGTGATAAGGATGGGATGCCGGACACCTTTGAACTCGCCAACAATTTGAATCCGCTGGGCAGTGAGGATGCCATGTTGGATGCTGATGGGGATGGCGTGAATAATTTTGGTGAGTATATCGCGGGGACTGATCCGACAGACGGCAGTGACCGCTTCGCTTCGACCTTTGTTTACACCGATGGGGAGGCCTTTGAGCTGAACTTTAGTGGCAAGTCTGGTCGTCGCTATCGACTGATGCGCAAGCTGAATTTGACTGACGCGAGTTGGGTGCAAGTCGACAGCCTCGGCGCCTTGGGGAGTGATCAGTCCGTTCATTTATCGGACTCCAGCAGCTTCGATCAGGCGTTCTACATGGTTGAGATTTCATACCCGTAA
- a CDS encoding glycosyl hydrolase — translation MKPLSLSNPKTDSDSTISHAQADFRRAFEDPPAELRGKPFWSWNGELNEEELLRQMGVAKSMGMGGVFMHSRTGLKTEYLGKEWFELINSCSQQASELGLEGWLYDEDRWPSGSAGGKVTKDQAHRMRSIILRQYAADEVIKWPESDDFIEAHYADLDGLHLKQYDSVTHQSVDVVPAGRQLLLFVREIHPSHSFYNGGSYLDTLSRSATDAFIESTHEKYRDQCGDHFGKAIKGVFTDEPHRGFILCDAVEQPGASDSAVAIPYTEALFEEFSKRFGYELRGRLPELYFQYHGESISKLKWHYAELLQQLFIENWARPCLDWCESNDLLLTGHVLHEDSLAAQAVPCGSLARYYEQMSYPGIDVLTQDCRAYWVAKQVVSVARQQGQPYVLSELYGCTGWQMGFEGHKQIGDWQAFLGVNLRCHHLAWYSMAGEAKRDYPASIFHQSAWYPQYKYVEDYFSRVNLILQQGQPDCDVLVIHPNESISAQFHLGWATWLRSISPSVDLLETKFVELFHWLTNSQIDFDYGDEEQLSRLAEIEVVEGQAYLRFGQMRYRSIVVGGLETMRGTTLSLLEAFQSAGGAVIFAGEVPAYLDAERSHSVRAFAKQALACNWERDELVDCLRGNSDQFLQLNEGAGVVDVISHVRRLDSGEVFIGLVNTTDEQLKKVQIDLSQGGRVERLNCRSGQIESVAVASHADGLRWWVDFESLGEHLYRVVPEAEEGDAAEPERVTAEPFSLPIEGPFDYVLSEPNALLLERARYRLDEGEWSECRDILRQDTAIRDALGWPQVSGEMVQPWCRSKTDDVVAKKLTLEFPFNVSQIPAGLELLAEQPERWRISLNGHVILCDDLSHWHIDIALKRIQLPVGYLLQGDNCITMETDLSEDTDLEAIYLLGDFGVYSKGEDWEIAASPKQVFVGDLVEQGFPFYTGAVTYCLRLPEACSEQGLELELPEYSGACAEVILGNQSELIAFPPSRTSLRMSSDNGCLKVKLYLTRQNLFGPLHRMPKEQGMTRPDSYRTVGDAYSEAYQLFPSGLLSAPIMHLSAPLVSDG, via the coding sequence ATGAAACCTTTGTCACTTTCCAACCCTAAGACTGATTCCGATTCCACCATTAGTCACGCCCAGGCGGACTTTCGACGTGCCTTTGAGGACCCGCCAGCGGAGTTGCGCGGCAAACCATTTTGGTCGTGGAATGGCGAGCTCAATGAAGAAGAACTACTGCGTCAGATGGGAGTCGCCAAGTCGATGGGGATGGGGGGCGTTTTTATGCATTCCCGCACAGGTTTGAAGACGGAGTATCTGGGCAAGGAGTGGTTTGAGCTGATCAATAGTTGCTCGCAGCAGGCGAGTGAACTCGGCCTCGAAGGTTGGCTTTACGATGAAGATCGCTGGCCCAGCGGCAGTGCCGGTGGCAAGGTGACTAAGGACCAAGCGCATCGGATGCGTTCCATTATCTTACGTCAATATGCGGCTGATGAAGTCATTAAATGGCCGGAGTCGGATGACTTTATCGAAGCGCACTATGCAGATTTGGATGGCTTGCACTTGAAGCAGTATGACTCGGTTACGCATCAATCGGTGGACGTGGTGCCTGCGGGCCGACAGCTCTTGTTGTTTGTTCGTGAAATTCATCCATCGCATTCGTTCTATAATGGTGGCTCTTACTTGGATACTTTAAGCCGTTCGGCGACGGATGCATTTATCGAATCGACGCATGAAAAATACCGTGATCAGTGTGGCGACCATTTTGGCAAAGCTATCAAGGGCGTGTTCACGGATGAGCCTCATCGCGGGTTTATTCTGTGTGACGCCGTTGAACAACCAGGGGCGTCGGACTCCGCGGTTGCGATTCCGTATACGGAAGCACTCTTTGAAGAGTTTTCGAAACGCTTCGGTTATGAGCTACGCGGGCGTTTGCCAGAGCTGTATTTTCAGTATCATGGGGAGTCGATTTCCAAATTAAAGTGGCATTATGCCGAACTGCTGCAGCAGCTCTTTATCGAGAACTGGGCGCGTCCTTGCTTGGACTGGTGTGAGTCGAACGACTTGCTACTTACAGGACACGTGCTGCATGAAGATTCACTCGCGGCGCAAGCAGTGCCTTGTGGTTCATTGGCGAGATACTATGAGCAGATGAGCTATCCTGGGATCGACGTGTTGACGCAGGATTGCCGCGCATACTGGGTGGCGAAGCAGGTGGTGTCCGTGGCTCGACAACAGGGGCAGCCGTATGTGCTGTCCGAATTGTATGGCTGCACGGGGTGGCAAATGGGCTTCGAGGGGCACAAGCAAATCGGGGACTGGCAGGCCTTTCTCGGTGTGAATCTTCGCTGCCATCACCTTGCGTGGTATTCCATGGCAGGGGAGGCGAAGCGTGATTATCCCGCGAGTATTTTCCATCAATCCGCATGGTATCCACAATACAAATACGTGGAGGATTATTTCTCACGAGTTAATTTAATCTTACAACAAGGTCAGCCGGATTGTGACGTATTGGTGATTCATCCGAATGAGTCGATTTCGGCGCAGTTTCATTTAGGCTGGGCCACTTGGCTACGTTCAATTTCGCCTTCAGTAGATCTGCTAGAGACGAAATTTGTTGAACTCTTCCATTGGCTGACGAATAGCCAAATTGATTTTGATTATGGCGATGAGGAACAACTGTCACGTCTCGCAGAAATCGAAGTTGTGGAGGGGCAAGCGTATCTGCGCTTCGGTCAGATGCGGTATCGCAGCATCGTGGTCGGTGGCTTAGAGACGATGCGCGGAACGACCTTGTCGTTGCTGGAAGCCTTTCAATCTGCGGGCGGAGCGGTCATCTTTGCTGGTGAGGTCCCCGCTTATCTGGATGCCGAACGCAGTCATTCGGTGCGTGCTTTTGCGAAGCAGGCTCTGGCATGTAACTGGGAGCGAGATGAATTGGTTGATTGCCTTCGGGGAAATAGCGATCAGTTTCTGCAACTCAACGAAGGTGCGGGTGTCGTGGATGTGATCAGTCATGTGCGTCGCTTGGATTCTGGAGAAGTTTTTATCGGTCTAGTGAATACGACAGACGAACAATTGAAGAAGGTTCAAATTGACCTCAGCCAAGGTGGAAGAGTGGAACGTTTGAATTGCCGTAGCGGTCAAATTGAGTCAGTTGCCGTGGCATCACATGCGGATGGGCTGCGCTGGTGGGTGGATTTCGAGTCGCTCGGAGAGCACTTGTATCGAGTCGTGCCCGAGGCGGAGGAGGGTGACGCTGCGGAGCCTGAACGCGTAACCGCCGAGCCATTTTCGCTGCCGATCGAGGGGCCGTTTGATTATGTATTGAGTGAGCCTAATGCGTTGCTTTTGGAACGAGCTCGCTATCGTTTGGATGAAGGAGAGTGGAGTGAGTGCCGAGATATTCTACGTCAGGATACAGCTATTCGTGACGCGCTCGGTTGGCCGCAAGTCTCTGGAGAGATGGTGCAGCCTTGGTGTCGTTCGAAAACCGACGACGTTGTTGCGAAGAAATTGACGTTGGAGTTTCCCTTCAATGTTTCTCAGATCCCCGCAGGACTTGAGTTGCTGGCAGAGCAGCCAGAACGCTGGCGTATTTCTCTAAATGGTCATGTCATACTTTGTGATGATCTGAGTCACTGGCATATAGATATCGCATTAAAGCGCATACAATTACCGGTGGGATATTTGCTGCAAGGTGACAACTGCATTACCATGGAGACCGATTTGTCGGAGGATACCGATCTCGAGGCGATCTACTTGCTCGGCGATTTTGGTGTTTATTCTAAGGGTGAGGATTGGGAGATCGCAGCATCACCGAAGCAGGTGTTTGTCGGTGATTTAGTGGAGCAAGGATTTCCATTTTACACGGGCGCGGTGACTTATTGTTTGCGGCTTCCTGAAGCTTGCAGCGAGCAAGGATTGGAACTGGAGTTGCCCGAGTATTCGGGGGCCTGCGCTGAAGTAATACTCGGGAATCAATCAGAGCTAATCGCTTTTCCTCCGAGTCGAACCAGCCTGCGAATGTCATCGGACAACGGCTGTTTGAAGGTGAAGCTATATCTCACACGGCAAAATCTGTTCGGTCCTTTGCACCGGATGCCGAAAGAACAAGGGATGACTCGACCTGATTCCTATCGAACAGTAGGTGATGCCTATAGTGAGGCGTATCAGTTATTTCCGAGTGGTTTGTTGTCGGCTCCGATCATGCATTTGTCGGCGCCGCTCGTTTCGGATGGGTAA
- a CDS encoding arylsulfatase, which translates to MPQRPHRPLRSLLALALALFLGNATATAATEQPDIIYILADDLGYSDLGCYGSEINTPNLDRLAQEGLRFNQFYNASKCEPSRANIMSGHYWPVTGLGVQRGATLGEVMRPAGYATFALGKWHLNGSPIDRGFDRFFGHLSGASAFFPPIDQSFRLDKTPFKPQTKDFYVTDAVTDYAIDFIKESKAAHPDKPYFMYLAYNAPHNPLQAPRKDIERYRGTYKAGWDAMRAQRFARMQALGIIGDEVKLSAHPSNLPEWESLSPAQRELEDLRMAVYAAMVDRLDQNIGRLLQSLKEDGLDKNLLVIFMSDNGGSPYARTDENMLAQDKLPGAPGSNWEIGMGWANVSNTPLRLYKRNQHEGGISTPFIAWWPNQIAHSNSIVTQPAHIIDLMPTFLELAGSTYAAAGKGKALPELPGKSLLPIFQGELREPHDAIYFQLFDHRAIRAGDWKLTAVDGKDWELYNIANDRSETVNLSSSHPELVQKLSTNWENWWLNAKGKPYAEFKNPTPPQHLRDDREGGTPYVPTAMPDRLRDR; encoded by the coding sequence ATGCCACAACGCCCCCATCGCCCCTTACGTTCACTCCTCGCCCTAGCGCTGGCGCTATTCCTAGGCAATGCGACCGCAACAGCGGCCACAGAGCAACCGGACATCATTTACATACTCGCCGATGACCTGGGCTATTCCGACTTAGGCTGCTACGGCAGCGAAATCAATACGCCCAACTTAGATCGGCTTGCACAAGAAGGCCTCCGTTTCAACCAATTTTACAACGCCTCTAAATGTGAACCTTCACGTGCCAACATCATGTCGGGCCACTACTGGCCCGTCACAGGGCTCGGCGTGCAACGAGGCGCGACGCTCGGCGAGGTCATGCGTCCGGCCGGATACGCAACCTTCGCTCTAGGCAAATGGCATCTCAATGGCAGCCCGATTGATCGCGGATTTGACCGTTTCTTCGGACACCTAAGCGGGGCCAGTGCCTTCTTCCCTCCGATCGACCAATCCTTTCGCTTAGATAAGACTCCGTTCAAGCCACAGACAAAGGACTTCTACGTAACCGACGCCGTAACCGACTACGCCATCGACTTTATCAAAGAATCCAAAGCCGCCCACCCCGACAAGCCCTACTTCATGTATCTCGCGTATAACGCGCCACACAATCCGCTACAGGCACCCCGCAAAGATATCGAACGCTACCGAGGCACCTACAAGGCTGGCTGGGACGCCATGCGCGCCCAACGCTTCGCGCGCATGCAAGCGCTCGGCATCATCGGCGATGAAGTCAAACTCTCCGCGCATCCAAGCAATCTGCCCGAATGGGAATCGCTCAGCCCCGCGCAACGAGAACTCGAAGACCTGCGCATGGCAGTTTACGCGGCCATGGTCGACCGTCTCGATCAGAACATCGGCCGCTTGCTGCAAAGTCTGAAAGAAGACGGACTGGATAAAAACCTACTCGTAATTTTCATGAGCGACAACGGCGGCTCGCCCTACGCCCGCACCGACGAGAACATGCTCGCCCAAGACAAGCTCCCAGGCGCCCCCGGCTCCAATTGGGAAATCGGCATGGGCTGGGCCAACGTAAGTAACACCCCCCTGCGCCTCTATAAACGCAATCAACACGAAGGCGGCATCAGCACGCCCTTCATCGCATGGTGGCCGAATCAGATCGCCCATTCGAATTCGATCGTCACGCAGCCCGCACACATCATCGATCTCATGCCGACCTTTCTCGAACTTGCAGGCAGCACCTACGCCGCAGCGGGCAAAGGCAAAGCCCTGCCAGAGCTCCCCGGTAAGAGTTTACTACCGATTTTCCAAGGAGAGCTCCGCGAGCCTCACGACGCCATCTACTTCCAGCTCTTTGATCATCGAGCGATTCGCGCAGGTGATTGGAAACTCACCGCAGTCGACGGCAAGGACTGGGAACTTTACAACATAGCTAACGACCGCAGCGAAACCGTGAACCTCAGCAGCTCCCATCCAGAACTAGTTCAGAAGCTATCAACGAACTGGGAGAACTGGTGGCTGAACGCCAAGGGGAAACCTTACGCCGAGTTCAAGAATCCCACGCCCCCTCAACACCTTCGCGACGACAGAGAAGGCGGCACGCCCTATGTGCCAACAGCCATGCCAGATCGACTGCGTGATCGCTAG
- a CDS encoding sulfatase-like hydrolase/transferase, giving the protein MNCKQVFASLALGSVFYAGALFAATTQPNVIVILADDLGYSDLGAYGGEIETPNLDRLANQGVRYSQFRVTPMCSTTRVALMAGMSYPAAGNGSYKNVLPLPSLLQRGGYRTMMAGKWHAGARDPRDRKMFDRFFGFLGGLTDCFVGSNDWYTGQTQFRDFKPGFDATTAFTDSSIEFMGEALEDNVPFFMYVAYNAPHHPLQARKETVDKYIGRYMDGYEAVREARYQRQLELGLVDPAWTPAPHGVEVRRWNELPQARKVVEDARMAAYAAVVDEMDQGIGRLIAFLEEAGELDDTLILFMSDNGGDYNNGSIRTDADQIPWKPHNNPTSSNGWAWVKNAPFNFYKHACHEGALAAPLIAHWPNGLEGRTGQIDRSPVAVTDIYPTLLELTGVNFPKNDTSLKPLTGRSFLEGLTEQTAFDAPSRFLWFNQSRAWIEDDMKAVSLYGGPWQLFDLVKDRTEQHDLAEAQPKLTSDLASKWQAYAHEIEMSGRDSRVVGQQQAGWGWHRLQMFAPQLVSTFPANSKLTAPGTTRLEMRFSAAIDLRGAKGKFLRLFKVSDEQNPVWEMDPDASHPSQGKRTLCFDNIPALEPDTQYYVLVDPGAFKVAVSQSV; this is encoded by the coding sequence TTGAACTGTAAACAAGTTTTCGCATCGCTGGCACTGGGAAGTGTCTTTTATGCGGGCGCACTTTTCGCGGCCACGACGCAGCCGAATGTGATCGTGATTCTAGCCGATGATTTAGGCTACTCCGATTTGGGCGCCTATGGTGGCGAGATTGAGACACCGAACCTCGACCGCCTCGCGAATCAGGGGGTTCGTTATTCGCAGTTTCGAGTGACCCCGATGTGTTCCACCACGCGCGTGGCGCTGATGGCGGGGATGTCGTATCCTGCTGCGGGCAACGGAAGCTATAAGAATGTGCTACCCTTGCCGTCGCTGCTACAGCGTGGCGGTTACCGAACGATGATGGCGGGCAAGTGGCACGCGGGAGCTCGTGACCCCAGAGATCGTAAGATGTTTGATCGCTTCTTCGGTTTTCTAGGCGGGCTGACTGATTGTTTTGTCGGCAGTAATGATTGGTATACGGGGCAAACACAGTTTCGCGACTTTAAGCCAGGCTTTGATGCGACGACGGCTTTCACCGATTCCAGTATCGAGTTTATGGGTGAAGCGCTGGAGGACAACGTGCCGTTTTTCATGTATGTTGCCTACAATGCGCCGCATCATCCTTTGCAGGCGCGTAAAGAGACCGTGGATAAATATATCGGCCGCTACATGGATGGCTACGAGGCGGTGCGCGAGGCACGCTATCAACGGCAGTTGGAGCTCGGCTTAGTCGATCCTGCATGGACGCCTGCGCCACATGGCGTGGAAGTGCGACGCTGGAATGAGTTACCCCAAGCGCGTAAGGTCGTCGAAGACGCCCGCATGGCCGCCTATGCCGCAGTGGTGGATGAAATGGATCAAGGGATCGGGCGACTCATTGCTTTTCTCGAAGAGGCCGGCGAATTGGACGACACTCTCATTCTGTTTATGTCCGATAATGGCGGGGATTATAACAACGGCTCGATACGAACGGATGCGGATCAGATCCCATGGAAACCGCACAACAATCCGACCAGTAGTAATGGTTGGGCATGGGTGAAGAATGCGCCGTTCAATTTTTATAAACATGCCTGCCATGAGGGCGCACTCGCTGCGCCGCTGATTGCGCATTGGCCCAACGGACTCGAAGGGCGGACGGGGCAGATCGATCGTTCGCCGGTCGCGGTGACTGATATTTACCCCACGCTCTTAGAGTTAACGGGCGTGAATTTTCCAAAGAATGACACTTCGCTGAAGCCGCTCACCGGACGCTCCTTTTTGGAAGGCTTGACTGAGCAAACTGCTTTCGATGCGCCCAGTCGTTTTCTCTGGTTTAACCAATCGCGGGCTTGGATCGAAGATGATATGAAAGCGGTGTCGCTCTATGGCGGGCCGTGGCAGTTGTTTGATCTAGTCAAGGATCGCACCGAGCAGCACGACCTCGCAGAGGCGCAGCCGAAGTTGACGAGTGATCTGGCTAGCAAGTGGCAAGCGTATGCGCACGAGATCGAGATGAGCGGTAGGGATAGTCGTGTCGTGGGGCAACAGCAAGCGGGCTGGGGGTGGCATCGTCTACAGATGTTTGCGCCACAGTTGGTGTCCACGTTTCCAGCAAATTCCAAGCTCACTGCGCCGGGAACGACTCGCTTGGAAATGCGCTTTTCGGCAGCCATTGATTTAAGGGGGGCGAAGGGGAAGTTCCTTCGTTTGTTCAAGGTAAGTGATGAGCAGAATCCTGTGTGGGAAATGGATCCCGATGCTTCGCATCCCAGCCAAGGGAAGCGCACGTTATGCTTTGATAACATCCCTGCGCTCGAACCCGATACGCAGTATTACGTTTTGGTTGATCCGGGCGCATTTAAGGTCGCGGTAAGCCAGTCGGTGTGA